One part of the Clarias gariepinus isolate MV-2021 ecotype Netherlands chromosome 24, CGAR_prim_01v2, whole genome shotgun sequence genome encodes these proteins:
- the LOC128512452 gene encoding palmitoyltransferase ZDHHC23-A-like isoform X1 — MKRERFKPPEPDDPFCCCDCEELDDVCERLLCVDWEKPSPLSRFLPGHMDLSVLPPMVLLPVLLRVAALHCMLGVVVLTALPVLVLWYYYVTHRKKRRTLFFLTLALFSLAYMYFLFITEILPRGTVGTRQVVTVTTGMIMTLVSLARTKRGPGFVRADPTCPVSCRGATHCNGVSQSESPGGKKWCPVCRLVRPERAGHCRICGECVLRMDHHCVWINCCIGQANHKHFLLTLLLFLMTSLYGISMVLRSVCPRQSIFIAPLYCPGVYTQYSTALCFTCVWYSCIVTGALCYLLVLQLVNVSCNVTEREVHIALRNRIARSRYFGIVVETGTYTRGFVHNWIEFLTMNTHHGALHTHTHNV, encoded by the exons ATGAAGCGTGAACGTTTTAAACCTCCGGAGCCGGATGATCCGTTTTGCTGCTGCGACTGTGAAGAATTGGACGATGTGTGtgaaag ACTCCTGTGTGTGGATTGGGAGAAGCCGTCCCCTCTCTCCCGCTTTCTTCCCGGTCACATGGACCTCTCCGTTCTCCCTCCCATGGTTCTACTTCCTGTTCTGCTGCGTGTAGCAGCGCTGCACTGCATGCTGGGAGTGGTGGTCCTGACCGCGCTTCCTGTCCTGGTACTCTGGTATTACTACGTCACTCACCGCAAAAAGAGACGCACGCTGTTCTTCCTCACGCTCGCCCTTTTCTCCCTCGCCTACATGTACTTCCTGTTTATCACCGAGATCCTGCCCCGGGGCACTGTGGGTACTCGACAGGTGGTTACCGTGACGACTGGCATGATAATGACATTGGTCTCTCTTGCGCGCACAAAACGCGGGCCCGGCTTCGTGCGAGCTGATCCTACCTGTCCGGTTTCATGCAGAGGCGCCACCCACTGTAATGGagtcagccaatcagagagtcCAGGGGGTAAGAAGTGGTGTCCTGTATGCCGATTGGTGCGACCTGAGAGGGCGGGGCACTGCAGGATCTGCGGGGAGTGTGTGTTACGCATGGACCATCACTGTGTCTG gattAACTGCTGTATAGGACAGGCCAATCATAAGCACTTCCTGTTGACGCTCCTCCTCTTCCTGATGACATCACTATACGGGATCAGCATGGTGCTGAGAAGTGTGTGTCCACGGCAGAGCATATTCATCGCTCCACTCTACTGCCCAGGAGTGTACACTCagtacag cactGCGCTGTGTTTCACCTGTGTGTGGTACAGCTGTATAGTGACAGGTGCGCTTTGCTACCTCCTCGTCCTGCAGCTGGTTAACGTGAGCTGTAACGTGACGGAGCGCGAAGTCCACATCGCCTTACGCAACCGGATCGCGCGCTCTCGCTACTTTGGCATCGTCGTGGAAACGGGTACATACACACGTGGCTTTGTGCACAACTGGATCGAGTTCCTGACTATGAACACACACCATGGGgccttacacactcacacacacaacgtaTGA
- the LOC128512452 gene encoding palmitoyltransferase ZDHHC23-A-like isoform X2 — translation MIRFAAATVKNWTMCVKGQRLLCVDWEKPSPLSRFLPGHMDLSVLPPMVLLPVLLRVAALHCMLGVVVLTALPVLVLWYYYVTHRKKRRTLFFLTLALFSLAYMYFLFITEILPRGTVGTRQVVTVTTGMIMTLVSLARTKRGPGFVRADPTCPVSCRGATHCNGVSQSESPGGKKWCPVCRLVRPERAGHCRICGECVLRMDHHCVWINCCIGQANHKHFLLTLLLFLMTSLYGISMVLRSVCPRQSIFIAPLYCPGVYTQYSTALCFTCVWYSCIVTGALCYLLVLQLVNVSCNVTEREVHIALRNRIARSRYFGIVVETGTYTRGFVHNWIEFLTMNTHHGALHTHTHNV, via the exons ATGATCCGTTTTGCTGCTGCGACTGTGAAGAATTGGACGATGTGTGtgaaaggtcagag ACTCCTGTGTGTGGATTGGGAGAAGCCGTCCCCTCTCTCCCGCTTTCTTCCCGGTCACATGGACCTCTCCGTTCTCCCTCCCATGGTTCTACTTCCTGTTCTGCTGCGTGTAGCAGCGCTGCACTGCATGCTGGGAGTGGTGGTCCTGACCGCGCTTCCTGTCCTGGTACTCTGGTATTACTACGTCACTCACCGCAAAAAGAGACGCACGCTGTTCTTCCTCACGCTCGCCCTTTTCTCCCTCGCCTACATGTACTTCCTGTTTATCACCGAGATCCTGCCCCGGGGCACTGTGGGTACTCGACAGGTGGTTACCGTGACGACTGGCATGATAATGACATTGGTCTCTCTTGCGCGCACAAAACGCGGGCCCGGCTTCGTGCGAGCTGATCCTACCTGTCCGGTTTCATGCAGAGGCGCCACCCACTGTAATGGagtcagccaatcagagagtcCAGGGGGTAAGAAGTGGTGTCCTGTATGCCGATTGGTGCGACCTGAGAGGGCGGGGCACTGCAGGATCTGCGGGGAGTGTGTGTTACGCATGGACCATCACTGTGTCTG gattAACTGCTGTATAGGACAGGCCAATCATAAGCACTTCCTGTTGACGCTCCTCCTCTTCCTGATGACATCACTATACGGGATCAGCATGGTGCTGAGAAGTGTGTGTCCACGGCAGAGCATATTCATCGCTCCACTCTACTGCCCAGGAGTGTACACTCagtacag cactGCGCTGTGTTTCACCTGTGTGTGGTACAGCTGTATAGTGACAGGTGCGCTTTGCTACCTCCTCGTCCTGCAGCTGGTTAACGTGAGCTGTAACGTGACGGAGCGCGAAGTCCACATCGCCTTACGCAACCGGATCGCGCGCTCTCGCTACTTTGGCATCGTCGTGGAAACGGGTACATACACACGTGGCTTTGTGCACAACTGGATCGAGTTCCTGACTATGAACACACACCATGGGgccttacacactcacacacacaacgtaTGA